From Dromaius novaehollandiae isolate bDroNov1 chromosome 22, bDroNov1.hap1, whole genome shotgun sequence:
CCACcagctctttttttaaaccttcctctcctcttctcacCGCTTTCTTGCTCCCTCGCTCcctgctgggggagaggagggggttTGAACCCACCCCGTTTGCCAGCCCATCTCCCAGCGAGGTAGATGTTCCAGGGTGTACGAGGAGTCTGTACCTAGTTTGTATATGTATAATAATTTGagatgtttttaattattttgactGCTGAAATAAAGCATGTGAAATGATCCAACAAACCTGCGGTGCTCTGCAGTCGTCTCTCGCGGCCGCCGGGGTCctgggtgggtgtgggggggtcccTCGATGGGAGCTGCTGGGTTAGGGTCGTCCTCCGCCGGTGCTGGGGGTCCGGGGGTCCTGATGCTGCTcgccgccggggctgctgctctccttctgctTCGCTGCTCCGCTCCCGTCTTCCCCGCCCTCGGCGCCCGCCTCTgccccggccccttcccggccccccgccccttccccagCCCGCCCCACGGCTGGGGGGCCAGACCTGCTGCCAGCCCCCGaggccggtggggggggggagcataTGGGGTACAGCCACAGTCCAGCAAAGGGGACCTTGCCGCAGCCGtccccagggagcagcagggctgggggaacatctggaggggctgcagggaacatctggggagctgcagaaagcagcatCAAGCCGGTACCGGCAGCCTgggccagggtcccggggtgccccccacccaggGGCCCCACAGAGAGGAGAGCTGGGGAGACGCAGCCGTTGTGGTTTTGCAGGGAAACATGCAAAGAGAGGCCGGGACCATGCACAGAAACCAGGCGCAGACAGGTTGTACGTGCCCTGACTGCCAGATGTGCCGATCTGTGCGCGTCTGCACCCCGGAGCAGCACCCACACAGGGGTCCCAGCATGTCCCAGGGCACCCTCGGGCGTGCAAGCAgcccagcagccaccagcagccCACGGGCACGTGCACACCCAGAGCACACTCAGCAAGCGGGTGCCATGGGCATCTCCCAGGCCACCAGCAAGACCCTGCCACGGAGGGGGTCTGGGCGCCCGTGACACCCCGCCGGTGCCCGGGCTGAGGGCATCTGCCAGCATCCCCCGATGCACCTTCCCTGACACGGGGACGGTTTCTGCACCGCGGGGTCCGGAGGCGCTGGAGCcgcgcggcgggacggggcgctGAATGCCGCCTTTCTCCTCGGAGCCGGGTTCCGGCCCTTTCAATGGCTCCTCTTGTTTCTCCTCTGGGCCCCCGTGTTTTCGTAACCCCCCACCCTGGCCGCCTGCCCCAGCGCCCGGCCGTGAAAGAGGCTCTTTCTTTGCAGGCACGAACAGCCCGTGCCGCCGGGCTCGCAGGAGGCCGGGGAGCAGCCGGCTCACACAGCCGTGCCCGGGGGCACCCGGGACCCCAGCGCCGTGCACCCACCTCGGGGAGACGGAGCTGCCAGGCGAGGAGGGGTTAAGCCAAATCGCAGCCCGCTGAGATGCTGgagcaggatgcccaggtttGCACGGCGGATGAGGGGAGGCAGCCGGGTGCCCCGTGCGCGGGAGGATGCCAGGTGAGGCGGGTCGGGGCCCCCCTTTGCACCCTTTGCCCCCCTGGGCCGCAGCTGAGCCCGGCTGGAGGACGCCCCAAGCTCGGTACATGTCCGGTGGGGAtgcccacggctgccccatgcCCACAGCACCCCGTGCACCCTGCTCGGCGTGGGGACAAGACCCCACCCATGGGGCTCCTCACGGGAACCAGGGCCacggagggagcagagctggggacagGGGAGAGGATGCTGGTGCCACCAACCAGGACTGTGACCCTGtgcttgctgctgcctggcagaaaGCCATCCTGGGCTGGGACAGAGGGACTCTGCCCTGCCACTGCCACCAAGTGCAGCCTGGGGAGGTGGGGCACTTCTGCACCCCAGGGAGCTGCAAGGAGCCCCCTAAAAGCAGAGGGAAGCTGGCAgggggaaaagcagaaagagaggcccagagggccccccccccagcaggccTCATGGTGGGGGTGAGGCAGGAAAGCCCCCGCAGAGAGCACCCGTGTTGCatcccccagcagctgcccctcTCCTGCGGGAGCCGTGGGATTGCAAACGCCAGTCCGGgtcctgccagccccagggacacagccaGTGCAGAGAACAGGCAAACTCAAGTCACTGGTGGCAGAGAGCGAGGTGGAGCCTGAGAGAGCCCAGGCCGGCAGGGACCAGCCCCAGCGGGGCAGGCTGCCCAGCTCTGCTACACAGCAGCTTCCCCCGAGAGCCCAGGGCTGAGGGGACAGAGCCGAGTCACCCCCTGAGTGACACAGCCCAAACCCTGCCTCCATGCTCCGGCCTCCGCAGCCGCTCacccggggaagaagggagaagacaCATTTCGTTGCTAAAGAGCAGCTTTACCAGCCCAACGCCACCCCACCGCAGCAGAGACCTTTCCAGGCCGCTTGCACCaagcccagggcagcaggagaggcaggagcacCCGGAGCAGCCCATTACCTggagacagggagagagcagcttagtcccagtcccagtcccagtcccccccccccccccccccccaaaaaaaaggccACCTGGCCCCCAGGGCTCTTATTTAAGGGTTTCCTTAGCTCCTGGGCCCAGGTGGGACAGCTCAGGCTGGAGAGGAACAGAataggacccaggtgtcctgctCCGCCCCCTCAGCACACCtgggtgctgacccccccccAAGCGACAGCGGCCCCCCGAAACGCGTCCCGGGGCTCACCGCTGGCGTGGGAGgagcgggaggcgggcggcgTCCCCCAGGCCCCGCGTGGGGTCGGCGCGCTGGCCCGTGCGCACGTTGAACATGGGCAGGGTGGAGAGGGGCCGCGGGACGTCGTCGCGGCTGCCGGCCATGTGCCGCAGCTCCTCCGCGTTGCCGTGGATGGTGGTGTGATGGACCAGCTGGATGCTGCGGGCGGCGGGCCGTGAGCgcgtcccccccagcacccagcacccaccccgtGTTAACCATCACCCCCGAACGGGGAAGCACCGGGGGGGCCTCTGGGGTGACGCCTTGGTGCCAGGCACCGAGGGCTGGGGACCGGTGCTCTGGTTTGGGGAGGGTTTGCGCACGTTTGTTCCCAGGACCAGTTTTGCCCACCCAGGGGAGACCTgcagggcccggggccggggcgcagctCGGCACGGGGGGAGCGGGACCGACGGGACGGAGGCCGGTCACCTCGGGGACCAGCTGTCCTAGCCGACACCGTGAGAAGTAAAACAGCTCCTGTGCTCAAACCCTCGCGTGTCCTGGTTATTGGAGGCGGCCAAGccggggggaaggagaagaagagcCTGCAGGGCTCCCTTTGGGGCTGGGAGGCCTCCTGTGCGGCTCGGCccccggctccggcagccccCGGCTCCTCCGCCGCCACCAAGGACACGCCAACCAGCCCCAGGACTTACTCAGACGTCTCCATGTCCCTTTTTTGCCTACAAAAccaagcagaaagggaaaaacagcagaCGGTGAGGGAAGGGCTGCCACCTCCACCAGACCGTCCCAGTGCCGGGCCagccggggacggggacaggagcCCAGGTTACCCGTGGAAatgccccgtcccctccccgtGCAGCAGAAAGTTGGggtcttgggggtttttttgggtgCCCGAAGGCGCCGGCGCCCCGACTCACACTCCCTCCCTGCGGCAGCACATGAGGTGGCccaggagcaggcagagcagcgcggccaccagcagcggcagcaggaTGGTGAGCAGGTAGCCGGCGAGGAAGTCCCCGGCCAGCGAGGCGGTGGGGGGCACGAAATCGCCGCCCTCCTccagcaccccggggccccaggccggccccggcgccgtgGGGGTGGCGGAGACCTCGAGCTGCAAAAGGGGTGGCAATTAGGGAGGGTCGGAGTGACCCGGTTCGGGCTCCTCTCCGGAGAGGAACGGGGCTGCAGCACCGTgcagggggggcccggcggggcgggggggtctcaCCAGGGTGAGGTTGCACCAGTCGATGCTGAACTGCGGCCCGAAGGTGTCGTAGCAGGCGGCGACGGGCTGCTGCCCCAGGCTGCAGCGGAAGCGGCTCTGCGCCGAGGCGGCCGCGGCCAGGCAGTGCGAGAAGGCGGCGCGGGAGCCCACCTTGACGTACACCCTGCGGGGGCACGGCGGGGGCCCGGCCGTGACGGGGCGCCCGTCACCCCCAGCACGGCCAGGGAGCCACCGCGCCGGAGATGGGCCCCCAAATCCGCTCTTTCCCACGGCCGGTGAGGCTTGGGATGCATCCGGGAGCAGATCCCCCCCAAAACTTGGGGACCAGCAGTGCTGCCCGGGGACAGCATCCCCGCGGTCCCTCCGCCCCTACCCCTCCTTGCGGCCCTCGATGGGCAGCGGGACGCGGCCGCCCCGGTCCAGGGCCGAGGTGATGTTGATGATGCTCAGGTCGTCCTGCTCCCAGACGCCGTCCACGGCCTGCCGGAAgagctcccgcgccgccgccggcagcatcTCCTCCACGTTCCTGTTCGCCACGAAGAACTCGCCCTGGTACGGCGGCGCCCCGGCTGCGGGCGACAGGGCTCGCGTGGGGCTGGCGGttgcaccgggacccccccggccccgcgccgcccttaCCTGGGGAGGGCACGACGGTGACGATGACCCTCTGCGCTGCCGTCGCGTAGCTGTCCCTGTCGTACGCCAGCACCTGCAGCGGGAGAGAGGCCCCGGCCGTCCTGGAGGGCACCAGCTTCCCCCTTGCGCCGTGGGGCACGTTCGCACGAGGACACGAACGGTGCGCCGTGGGGCGCGGGACCCCCCGCCAGCACCTACCTCGATGACGTGGGTGCCCACCTCCGCGGCCGTGGGCGAGCCGTAGAGGTAGCCCGGCTCGGAGGGGCCGCGCTGGGCGTACCGCAGCCAGCGGGGCAGGTCGGGGTGGCCCCGCAGGTGGGGCTGGAAGGTGATGGGGCCTTCGGGGGCGGCTTCTGGGTGCGAGGACACACGGACGCGCGTGCACAGACgtggggacacacacacacacacacacacacacacacacacacacacgcacgcacacgcacacacggtgaggctctgctgctggcagccccCCGCCCTGCAAACCCTCCCACGAGGAAGCACAACTGCATCCTGGAGCCTCCAGCTCCATTTCCGAGTTGAATTTCCCCAAATTGAGGTGATCCCCGACTCCCCGGTCATGGGGGACAAATTGCTTCTGCTCCCAGGTGGGTTTAAAagctgcagcggggctggaggGCAGCGGGAGATGGTGCCCAGATGGATGGAGGGGTGCACggctggagggagggatggagggatggatggagacCAGAATGcctg
This genomic window contains:
- the SGCA gene encoding alpha-sarcoglycan, with protein sequence MEAPGLLRLWVLAAVALGGAWGSLPDLSLSSETEAIFVHELEREPFQEAFLAMHEDDSEAAPEGPITFQPHLRGHPDLPRWLRYAQRGPSEPGYLYGSPTAAEVGTHVIEVLAYDRDSYATAAQRVIVTVVPSPAGAPPYQGEFFVANRNVEEMLPAAARELFRQAVDGVWEQDDLSIINITSALDRGGRVPLPIEGRKEGVYVKVGSRAAFSHCLAAAASAQSRFRCSLGQQPVAACYDTFGPQFSIDWCNLTLLEVSATPTAPGPAWGPGVLEEGGDFVPPTASLAGDFLAGYLLTILLPLLVAALLCLLLGHLMCCRREGVQKRDMETSDIQLVHHTTIHGNAEELRHMAGSRDDVPRPLSTLPMFNVRTGQRADPTRGLGDAARLPLLPRQR